In Paenibacillus larvae subsp. larvae, the following proteins share a genomic window:
- a CDS encoding ATP-binding cassette domain-containing protein, with the protein MVKLQVSQLSFQYEQTDESGSLLKDINFDLKQGDRACILGKNGSGKSTLLKLISGLIPSTSNAILLNDHVHPGTNRFKKIVAYIPDKPLVYDALTGLEHKELIRSLWRLRKEGRALYEEKFQDLCRFFDLTHALEMPVKHYSLGMKYKLFLNCMLARSPEFIILDEPFTSLDETSQKQSISMLTSTFSEKCVLFTSHQRYLYTELGNRFFQLDDGNLKEIEL; encoded by the coding sequence ATGGTTAAATTGCAAGTCTCTCAATTATCATTTCAATATGAACAAACCGATGAAAGCGGATCGCTGCTCAAGGATATTAACTTTGATTTAAAACAGGGTGACCGGGCATGTATTCTCGGCAAAAATGGGAGCGGTAAATCGACGCTACTGAAGCTCATTTCCGGGCTGATTCCTTCAACATCAAATGCCATTTTGTTAAATGACCATGTTCATCCAGGAACGAACCGCTTTAAGAAAATAGTTGCATATATCCCTGATAAACCGCTTGTATACGATGCACTGACGGGTCTTGAACATAAGGAATTAATTCGATCTCTGTGGAGGCTTCGGAAAGAAGGGAGAGCATTATATGAAGAAAAATTTCAAGATCTTTGCCGCTTTTTTGACTTGACACATGCACTTGAAATGCCTGTGAAACATTACTCTCTAGGTATGAAGTATAAGCTGTTTTTAAATTGCATGCTTGCGAGGTCGCCAGAGTTTATCATTCTTGATGAGCCATTTACTTCGCTTGATGAAACATCACAAAAACAATCGATTTCCATGTTGACAAGTACCTTTTCCGAAAAATGTGTACTGTTTACCAGCCATCAACGCTATCTGTATACTGAACTGGGCAACCGTTTTTTTCAGCTTGACGATGGGAATCTAAAGGAGATTGAGCTTTGA
- a CDS encoding polyprenyl synthetase family protein, producing the protein MNPQVWKEINEITDRYFTEPDLNGLLKKSIADKAEETSIWSEMTLYIHRMFGGNNPCLYRLGALAELLILGLDIMDDLQDKDNTGKVWMAMPEAAAMNVMNGMLMAALAELGNMKKEYAGQPFPCASEVSRMITTAINGQHIDIMGKVQTEEEYVAMVQQKSCTLFRLSFYLGYSSAGPNLVSDLEAEQLQQFAVYAGMLGQIQNDIQDLTRYDIKNDLLYKKRTLPILYLLAEDESDFPPIHQFYRSEITWEEFLTYKLECLEYINECGCVEYVSAIRHLYATHANQLLDEIRVRNEWKERLRDVLLGAYNNEVMEEAEIKEG; encoded by the coding sequence ATGAATCCACAAGTTTGGAAAGAAATAAACGAAATCACTGACCGGTATTTTACGGAACCGGATTTAAACGGGCTGCTTAAAAAGAGTATAGCGGACAAAGCCGAGGAAACATCCATCTGGTCAGAGATGACTCTTTATATCCATAGAATGTTTGGCGGAAATAACCCTTGTCTATACAGACTGGGGGCGTTGGCGGAACTGCTTATTCTTGGACTGGATATTATGGATGATCTTCAGGATAAAGACAATACCGGCAAGGTCTGGATGGCGATGCCGGAAGCAGCAGCCATGAACGTAATGAATGGTATGCTTATGGCAGCTTTAGCCGAGCTGGGGAATATGAAAAAGGAGTATGCGGGCCAGCCATTTCCTTGTGCTTCTGAAGTAAGCAGGATGATTACGACAGCCATTAACGGGCAGCACATCGATATTATGGGCAAGGTTCAGACGGAAGAGGAATATGTAGCTATGGTACAGCAGAAATCCTGCACATTGTTCAGGCTCTCTTTTTATCTGGGGTATTCCTCTGCAGGACCGAATCTTGTCTCCGATTTGGAGGCGGAACAGCTTCAGCAATTTGCTGTCTACGCAGGTATGCTTGGCCAGATTCAGAATGATATCCAGGATCTGACCCGGTATGATATTAAGAACGATTTGCTGTACAAAAAAAGAACACTCCCCATTTTGTATCTTCTTGCAGAGGATGAATCGGATTTTCCTCCCATTCATCAGTTTTACCGTTCGGAGATAACCTGGGAGGAATTCCTTACTTATAAGCTGGAATGCCTTGAATACATAAACGAGTGCGGATGCGTGGAATATGTCTCTGCCATTCGGCATTTGTATGCCACACATGCGAACCAACTGCTGGATGAAATCCGTGTCCGGAATGAATGGAAGGAACGGCTTCGGGATGTTTTGCTTGGTGCCTATAACAATGAGGTCATGGAAGAGGCTGAGATAAAAGAGGGATAA
- a CDS encoding DRTGG domain-containing protein: MDQVNTQSMTKHEQILRYIESLKLGTKISVRKIADQLEVSEGTAYRAIKEAENLGLVSTKERVGTVRVGKKLRQNIDKLTFGEVVNIVDGEVLGGKNGLQKTLNKFVIGAMELDAMVRYIEPGSLLIVGNRTGAHGLALKQGAGVLITGGFTTTDGIKELADEMGLPIISSSYDSFTVASMINRAIYDRLIKKKIMLVEDIISSHTPVYSLKATSTPDDWKNLLEQTGHSRFPVVDEWNRVIGVVTSKDMVGADPDQAVDKLMTRNPLTVYPSTSIASAAHTMVWEAIELLPVVDSNRKMLAVISRNDVLKAMQYIQKQPQHGETFEDLICTGFEESRDESGGLLYKGVITPQMTNHLGTVSEGVLHTLITQAAFRAVQDVKRGDLVMNNISIYSIKPVQIESEIIIKPQLLEVSRKFVKIDVSIHHQQMLVCKAMLTAQVIDRS, translated from the coding sequence ATGGATCAAGTCAATACGCAATCGATGACTAAACATGAACAGATTTTACGATATATTGAAAGCTTGAAGCTAGGCACCAAAATTTCTGTTCGCAAAATTGCCGATCAATTGGAAGTTAGCGAAGGTACTGCTTATCGGGCGATCAAAGAGGCGGAGAACCTGGGCCTTGTCAGTACGAAAGAGCGTGTCGGAACCGTCCGTGTAGGAAAGAAACTGCGCCAAAATATAGACAAGCTGACCTTCGGTGAAGTTGTCAATATCGTGGATGGGGAAGTGCTCGGAGGCAAAAACGGCTTGCAAAAAACGCTGAACAAATTCGTTATTGGGGCGATGGAGCTTGATGCCATGGTCCGGTATATTGAACCGGGCAGCCTACTGATTGTGGGAAACCGGACAGGCGCTCATGGACTGGCCCTGAAACAGGGGGCGGGCGTCCTTATAACAGGAGGGTTTACAACCACAGACGGGATTAAGGAACTGGCCGACGAAATGGGCCTTCCGATCATTTCCAGCAGTTATGATTCTTTCACGGTAGCTTCCATGATTAATAGGGCTATCTATGACCGTCTTATCAAAAAGAAAATCATGCTGGTAGAGGATATTATTTCATCTCATACTCCCGTCTACTCCCTTAAAGCGACAAGCACGCCGGATGATTGGAAGAACTTGCTGGAACAGACCGGACACAGCCGTTTTCCTGTAGTGGATGAGTGGAACCGGGTAATTGGAGTAGTCACATCCAAGGATATGGTGGGGGCTGATCCGGATCAAGCGGTTGATAAGCTGATGACTCGTAACCCGCTAACCGTATACCCGAGCACTTCCATAGCTTCGGCGGCTCATACGATGGTTTGGGAAGCTATTGAACTGCTCCCGGTAGTGGATTCCAACAGAAAGATGCTTGCAGTGATCAGCCGTAATGACGTACTCAAGGCAATGCAGTATATTCAAAAGCAGCCTCAGCACGGCGAAACATTCGAAGATCTGATCTGTACAGGGTTTGAGGAAAGCAGGGATGAAAGCGGCGGGCTTTTGTACAAAGGAGTGATAACCCCGCAAATGACGAATCATCTTGGAACGGTATCGGAAGGCGTTCTTCATACGCTGATCACGCAAGCCGCCTTCCGGGCCGTTCAGGATGTGAAACGCGGGGACTTGGTCATGAATAATATTTCAATCTACTCCATCAAGCCTGTCCAGATTGAGAGTGAAATTATCATTAAGCCCCAGCTGCTTGAAGTTAGCCGTAAATTTGTAAAGATTGACGTATCCATTCATCATCAGCAGATGCTGGTATGTAAGGCTATGCTGACGGCTCAGGTTATCGATCGTTCTTAG
- a CDS encoding NlpC/P60 family protein, translated as MATKWLKSLVLSGTLVTVGLIASNTTAHAAIPDGVKVQINNHLVNFSDAMPYLNQGSIMVPLRAVAENLGYKLEFEMIQNGTQVRVKLIGDGHVFEFESGKQEAKVDNRSITLDEAPVIKNDRVYVHIRSIGEHFGHIVQWDMNNNIGILGADGKYHAPAWYKPAKRTTPSKDVTLSAKKSNESAGKQHTGKPADKQVSSAKKANESAGKQHTEKSADKKVEPATSKEIASTDKKSIVSKATGQVGVPYLWGGSSPSGFDCSGLVTYIFKQQGINLPRTSSGMYGVGTSVSNPEQGDLVFFANGGKVFHVGVYVGGNRFISATDDGVKIDSLGNSYWNKYYIGAKKVM; from the coding sequence ATGGCTACAAAATGGTTGAAAAGTTTGGTTCTTTCAGGGACTTTAGTAACGGTAGGGTTAATAGCATCAAATACTACTGCACACGCAGCTATTCCGGACGGTGTTAAAGTTCAGATCAATAACCACTTAGTTAATTTTTCGGATGCTATGCCTTATTTGAACCAAGGATCGATAATGGTCCCGCTGCGAGCGGTAGCTGAGAATTTAGGCTACAAATTGGAGTTTGAAATGATTCAAAATGGTACTCAAGTCAGAGTCAAACTCATAGGAGATGGTCATGTATTTGAGTTTGAGTCCGGTAAGCAGGAGGCAAAAGTAGATAACAGAAGTATAACCCTAGATGAAGCACCTGTTATTAAAAATGACCGTGTCTATGTACATATCCGTTCAATTGGAGAGCATTTTGGACATATTGTCCAATGGGATATGAACAATAATATCGGCATTCTGGGTGCAGATGGAAAATACCATGCTCCTGCGTGGTATAAGCCTGCAAAACGAACTACACCAAGCAAAGATGTAACCTTGTCTGCTAAGAAGTCAAACGAATCTGCAGGAAAACAGCATACCGGGAAACCTGCTGATAAACAAGTCTCATCTGCTAAGAAAGCAAACGAATCTGCGGGAAAACAGCATACCGAGAAATCTGCTGATAAAAAGGTAGAACCAGCTACAAGCAAAGAAATAGCCTCAACTGATAAAAAATCCATCGTATCTAAGGCAACAGGGCAGGTTGGGGTACCATACTTATGGGGGGGAAGTTCCCCAAGTGGGTTTGATTGCTCGGGTTTAGTAACTTATATCTTTAAGCAACAAGGTATAAATCTTCCGAGGACTTCTTCAGGCATGTATGGTGTGGGAACATCGGTATCGAATCCCGAACAAGGGGATCTTGTATTTTTCGCTAATGGCGGTAAAGTGTTTCATGTAGGCGTTTATGTTGGTGGCAATCGGTTTATTTCTGCAACCGACGATGGAGTTAAAATTGATAGTTTAGGAAATTCTTATTGGAACAAATATTATATAGGCGCTAAAAAAGTGATGTAA
- a CDS encoding YtpI family protein: METVQMFLFIAIVVMLVISVWFSLKYRREKDPVTRGLNAARMNIAMGIMLIIISITQLFFFTDSITRRIFGTVCLLLGLFNLFAGIRNNGHYSRLMSKNDR; encoded by the coding sequence ATGGAAACTGTTCAAATGTTTCTGTTCATCGCTATTGTGGTGATGCTGGTCATTTCTGTCTGGTTCAGCCTGAAATACCGCAGGGAAAAGGACCCGGTAACACGGGGCCTAAATGCGGCACGCATGAATATCGCCATGGGCATCATGCTCATTATTATTTCTATTACCCAGTTGTTTTTCTTTACAGACTCAATTACCCGCCGCATTTTTGGAACGGTCTGCCTGCTGCTCGGTCTGTTTAACCTGTTTGCAGGCATCCGGAATAACGGTCATTACTCCCGCTTAATGTCTAAGAACGATCGATAA
- a CDS encoding transaldolase family protein encodes MEILIDSANIQDIKRLCGFLPIQGVTTNPAIIVKEKKPFYHP; translated from the coding sequence ATGGAGATATTAATAGATTCTGCTAATATTCAAGACATCAAGAGATTGTGCGGGTTTCTTCCCATTCAGGGGGTTACAACAAACCCGGCCATTATTGTGAAAGAAAAGAAACCCTTTTATCATCCTTGA
- a CDS encoding SDR family oxidoreductase codes for MFQSLIPQYAKKLGIREDEVVQVYKDKVPLKRGCHYEDVANAVVFYSSDQAFYMTGQSVNVTDGQVMH; via the coding sequence ATGTTCCAAAGTCTGATTCCACAATATGCGAAGAAACTGGGCATCCGGGAAGATGAGGTTGTTCAGGTATACAAAGATAAAGTTCCTCTCAAAAGAGGATGCCACTATGAAGATGTAGCCAATGCGGTTGTTTTCTATTCCTCAGACCAGGCTTTTTATATGACAGGGCAATCTGTTAACGTGACAGACGGACAAGTCATGCATTAA
- a CDS encoding YtrH family sporulation protein, whose protein sequence is MSDFITDMILDFFIAFGVVLGACMMGAVGSVLSLQPPTENMLLLAERIKIWAMVAAIGGTIDPIRVIESHVAGGDLSPAIKQIMIIVSAFMGAHMGATVIHWIAKGGGSV, encoded by the coding sequence ATGAGCGACTTTATCACAGATATGATTTTGGATTTTTTTATTGCATTCGGTGTTGTGCTGGGTGCTTGTATGATGGGTGCAGTCGGATCCGTATTAAGCCTCCAGCCTCCTACGGAGAATATGCTGCTGCTTGCCGAACGGATAAAAATCTGGGCCATGGTAGCCGCCATAGGGGGAACTATTGATCCGATCAGGGTTATTGAAAGTCATGTGGCGGGAGGGGATTTATCGCCAGCCATTAAGCAGATTATGATCATCGTCAGTGCATTTATGGGAGCTCATATGGGAGCTACCGTGATCCACTGGATTGCCAAGGGTGGCGGTTCCGTTTGA
- a CDS encoding ABC transporter substrate-binding protein, which produces MQITYHYLRLRSSYEHVPDKVPHRVTLDQIAGVLFCTERNVKLLLKKMAAHGWIEWKPGRGRGHASEITFLIAAEDVLAKEAADMAGRGDFTSAMELIQQFGEQYAPRKPFLEWLFSQFGIKSIEQEKSRLDTLRFPLFGLIHTLDPAYAVYGKECNILQHLFNTLVRYNEKSRKLEPELAHHWESDGQQKIWTFYLRKGIYFHHGREMTAGDIKYTFDRLKHPKVASYHSWLTEEIEDILITGPTTIQFQLKEPNCLFDHFLSYRAASIVPEEVVRGQGDDFARHPVGTGPFQIELHNESACKLKVFENYYAERAHLDRIEIWFLPLNLPVSHPPSFWGHLIIYEGKQAQSSLMEQNETGNWRSTKKILYDGCSLLVFNLGKQGPQQHPLFRKAMHSLLDRDLMVKELAGNRVSAASGFSPELGCGQKFPPPDPIQICRLLEESGYQGEPLHLHTLSHHEEDAEWIKRRCEFFGIQVELKFASIEDMLNPSSYIQADMVLYQIVLDSYLSMMEIFRQSNGYVRSFMDAALLKQVDQILQHLIQEKDENARLQKMRELQSIVTQEHAILLLLHKSFHVAFHPSVQGVSVNRYGWVDFNKLFLT; this is translated from the coding sequence ATGCAGATTACTTATCATTATTTGCGTTTGCGGAGTTCGTATGAACATGTGCCCGATAAAGTCCCACACCGAGTCACTCTTGATCAGATAGCAGGAGTCCTGTTCTGCACGGAACGGAACGTGAAGCTGCTGCTGAAAAAAATGGCGGCTCACGGATGGATTGAGTGGAAACCGGGACGGGGCAGGGGGCATGCCTCAGAAATTACGTTTCTTATTGCCGCTGAAGATGTACTTGCCAAGGAAGCGGCCGATATGGCAGGCAGAGGGGACTTTACGTCCGCCATGGAGCTGATCCAGCAATTCGGCGAACAATATGCACCAAGGAAACCGTTTCTTGAATGGCTGTTCAGCCAATTTGGCATCAAGAGCATCGAACAGGAGAAAAGCCGACTGGATACGCTTCGTTTTCCCTTATTTGGGCTTATTCATACCCTGGACCCTGCTTATGCCGTTTACGGAAAAGAATGTAATATTTTGCAGCATTTATTCAATACGTTGGTCCGGTACAATGAAAAAAGCAGAAAGCTTGAACCAGAGCTGGCTCATCATTGGGAATCCGATGGGCAACAGAAGATTTGGACATTCTATTTGCGCAAAGGAATCTACTTTCATCATGGCCGTGAGATGACAGCGGGCGATATCAAATATACTTTTGACCGTCTTAAACATCCAAAAGTCGCATCTTACCATAGCTGGTTGACAGAAGAGATAGAGGATATTTTGATTACAGGACCTACTACTATCCAATTTCAGCTGAAAGAGCCCAATTGTCTATTCGACCATTTTCTGTCTTACCGGGCTGCCTCCATTGTGCCGGAGGAAGTGGTCCGGGGACAAGGAGACGACTTTGCCCGCCACCCTGTAGGGACGGGACCTTTTCAGATAGAATTGCACAATGAGTCTGCTTGCAAACTCAAGGTTTTTGAAAATTATTATGCGGAGAGGGCCCACCTGGATCGAATTGAAATCTGGTTTCTTCCTCTCAATCTTCCGGTTTCTCATCCTCCCTCATTTTGGGGGCATCTGATTATTTATGAAGGAAAGCAAGCTCAAAGCAGTCTGATGGAGCAAAACGAGACCGGTAATTGGCGCAGTACCAAAAAGATACTGTACGACGGATGCAGTCTTCTTGTGTTCAATCTGGGCAAACAGGGGCCCCAGCAGCATCCCCTTTTTCGAAAAGCGATGCATTCTCTTCTTGACCGTGACCTTATGGTGAAAGAGCTTGCCGGCAACAGAGTAAGTGCCGCTTCAGGCTTCAGTCCGGAACTTGGCTGCGGGCAGAAATTCCCGCCGCCGGACCCGATACAAATCTGCCGCCTCCTGGAGGAATCCGGCTATCAGGGAGAGCCCTTGCACCTTCATACGTTATCTCACCACGAGGAGGATGCCGAATGGATTAAACGGCGGTGCGAGTTTTTTGGGATTCAGGTTGAACTAAAGTTTGCTTCAATTGAGGATATGCTGAATCCCTCCTCCTATATACAGGCCGATATGGTTTTGTATCAGATTGTGCTGGATTCCTACCTTTCCATGATGGAAATCTTCCGGCAGTCCAATGGATATGTCCGCTCTTTCATGGACGCTGCGCTGCTCAAACAAGTGGATCAAATCCTGCAGCATCTGATTCAGGAAAAGGATGAGAATGCCCGCCTGCAAAAGATGCGAGAATTGCAGAGCATCGTTACACAGGAGCATGCAATTCTGCTGCTTCTTCATAAGTCGTTTCATGTAGCCTTTCATCCATCCGTGCAGGGCGTTTCTGTAAACCGATACGGGTGGGTCGATTTTAACAAGCTTTTTTTAACGTAA
- a CDS encoding ATP-binding protein, with the protein MKLMKYIRWLIPVFLVVQIWTVYITFTYPYLGIVVFQNEQGQWQVNEFQKKSEGSNLVHKGDIVLSIDGQEPGDYFTVKKWKGIEQAGNIVVERDGGRIYSVDTRNLPHPVAPGFIYLLAELLSIGFALLLMKKAGKSKSARLLALVFINIALLYMNVGASERGDTLAKVLISNFMPILPFVFLKFLIEFFREKTGVHCKDGYLRFLYPTLTVIFVLRFSLFLPNADYGTYQANFIAIAVFLLIGLILNFWLLISIYYRYAETHAYLAMILRTVMFSLFISFFPVVGLTFLPQVLFQQEIGYSFYNSWFVHFFPMSFAYLILSKQIYDIEIILRRLLYTTIISIIPSVVLTAVITGLLYKDTHLEKILLTFITILLVMSVLIYSLEYLATKLEKIMFPRKYYLQTALKKVAKDLEVITSFRELKEIVLVDIVNTLQVHGAAFVIQYPNDIEVIGEGMIDPTEVENQFNNRSWNEMGYTVAEINKHEEYNSYLVLTRKKTNTYMNREELQWLNLIITYLSVSMENLYLIRKLHMRLHELASELPNQENGGDYVWFRKTMFELQEKERTRIASDLHDTTMQDIFFVIRKLKSLQKQLTQTEDLRQIRDILNHLELINVNLRQCCFELNPYMLKNIGLIGALRNLIDIESGLGSYEIQLITSGNLEEIEQMEDEKKRHIFRMIQELITNGRKHARADHLNIKLQADKGQLLVMYEDDGIGFQTESVASKVLGKSGMGLEQMKSRALHLNGLMDISSEKGSGVRISIKIPVKEGVRV; encoded by the coding sequence ATGAAATTAATGAAATATATAAGATGGTTAATCCCTGTGTTTCTTGTTGTGCAAATTTGGACAGTTTATATCACATTTACTTACCCTTACCTGGGGATTGTGGTATTCCAAAATGAACAGGGGCAGTGGCAAGTTAACGAGTTCCAAAAGAAAAGCGAAGGATCAAATCTTGTACATAAAGGCGATATTGTGTTAAGTATTGACGGACAAGAGCCGGGCGATTATTTTACCGTGAAGAAATGGAAGGGAATTGAACAGGCCGGTAATATCGTTGTTGAAAGGGATGGAGGAAGAATTTACTCTGTAGATACCCGTAATCTTCCCCATCCGGTAGCTCCGGGTTTTATCTATTTGTTAGCGGAATTACTTTCCATCGGATTTGCTCTTCTGCTGATGAAAAAAGCGGGAAAATCGAAGTCCGCAAGACTGCTGGCCCTTGTATTTATCAATATTGCTCTGCTTTATATGAACGTGGGGGCTTCGGAACGGGGAGATACTCTCGCGAAAGTATTAATTTCTAATTTCATGCCTATACTCCCTTTTGTTTTTCTAAAGTTTCTTATCGAATTTTTTCGAGAAAAAACAGGCGTTCATTGCAAGGACGGTTATTTGCGTTTTTTGTATCCGACCTTGACGGTGATTTTCGTACTGCGTTTTTCTTTGTTTTTACCCAATGCTGATTATGGTACTTATCAAGCCAATTTTATCGCTATAGCGGTCTTTCTCTTGATTGGACTGATCCTGAATTTCTGGCTCCTGATAAGTATTTATTATAGATATGCCGAGACACACGCTTATCTTGCCATGATTTTAAGAACGGTGATGTTTTCCCTGTTTATTTCGTTTTTCCCGGTTGTAGGGTTAACTTTTTTGCCTCAGGTGCTTTTTCAGCAAGAGATCGGATACTCATTTTATAATAGCTGGTTTGTCCACTTTTTTCCGATGTCGTTTGCTTATCTGATTCTGTCCAAGCAGATTTACGATATTGAGATTATATTACGGAGATTGCTTTATACCACGATAATTTCGATTATTCCCAGTGTTGTTCTAACAGCTGTGATCACAGGATTACTGTACAAAGACACTCATCTGGAAAAAATATTGCTGACCTTTATTACGATCCTGCTGGTCATGTCCGTACTGATTTATTCATTAGAATATCTGGCGACGAAACTTGAGAAAATTATGTTTCCCCGCAAGTATTATCTTCAGACTGCACTGAAAAAAGTCGCCAAGGATCTGGAAGTCATTACGAGCTTTCGGGAACTGAAAGAAATCGTGCTTGTGGATATTGTAAATACTCTGCAGGTTCATGGGGCTGCCTTTGTCATACAATACCCGAATGATATAGAAGTGATCGGTGAAGGAATGATTGATCCAACAGAGGTAGAGAATCAGTTTAATAACAGAAGCTGGAATGAAATGGGGTATACGGTAGCTGAAATAAATAAACATGAAGAGTATAACAGTTACCTTGTACTTACGAGGAAAAAGACCAATACTTATATGAACCGGGAAGAACTGCAATGGCTCAATCTGATTATCACTTATTTATCCGTCAGTATGGAAAACCTGTATCTCATCCGCAAACTTCATATGCGGTTGCATGAACTGGCTTCGGAACTGCCTAACCAGGAGAACGGGGGCGACTATGTCTGGTTCAGAAAGACGATGTTCGAGCTTCAGGAGAAGGAACGCACACGGATTGCTTCCGACCTTCACGACACGACGATGCAGGATATCTTCTTTGTCATCCGCAAGCTGAAATCCCTTCAAAAGCAGCTGACACAAACGGAGGACCTCAGGCAAATCCGGGATATTTTGAATCATCTTGAACTGATCAACGTCAACCTGCGGCAGTGCTGTTTTGAACTGAATCCTTATATGCTTAAAAATATCGGGCTTATCGGTGCTCTGCGCAATCTGATTGATATAGAATCAGGGCTTGGCAGCTATGAGATTCAATTGATTACATCCGGCAACCTGGAGGAGATAGAACAGATGGAGGATGAGAAGAAACGGCACATATTCCGCATGATCCAGGAACTGATTACGAACGGGAGGAAACATGCCCGGGCCGATCATCTGAATATCAAGTTGCAAGCAGACAAGGGGCAACTGCTGGTTATGTATGAGGACGACGGAATAGGTTTTCAAACCGAATCTGTTGCATCCAAAGTGCTCGGGAAGTCAGGTATGGGACTGGAACAGATGAAGAGCAGGGCCCTTCATTTGAACGGCCTAATGGATATTTCCTCGGAAAAAGGCAGCGGGGTACGAATATCTATTAAAATCCCAGTGAAAGAAGGTGTGAGAGTATGA
- a CDS encoding response regulator transcription factor, protein MNREWTVLIVDDHPAMAFGTKMILEARENIRVIGIASSGEEGLSLVKSERPDIVFLDFHLPDMTGLEVASGMMKTHEELKIVIFTGIDFMPILNNLLSLGISGIMSKDSSEEQITNMVNCLIEGQTAISLELFRQLQLGKGEDDGTALTDEEINIMNQIIKGATNEQIAEVIHMSKRSVDNYVRKIYDKFGVKSRAQAIEKFIQMKRPV, encoded by the coding sequence ATGAACCGAGAATGGACGGTACTTATCGTGGATGATCATCCGGCAATGGCATTCGGTACGAAAATGATTCTGGAGGCAAGAGAAAATATCCGGGTCATAGGGATTGCATCTTCCGGAGAAGAGGGGCTCAGCCTTGTAAAAAGTGAGCGCCCGGACATAGTCTTTCTGGATTTCCATCTTCCGGATATGACAGGACTTGAAGTGGCATCCGGTATGATGAAAACCCATGAAGAACTGAAGATCGTGATTTTCACGGGTATTGATTTCATGCCGATTTTGAACAACCTGTTGAGCCTGGGCATCAGCGGGATTATGTCCAAAGATTCAAGCGAGGAACAAATTACGAACATGGTGAATTGCCTGATTGAAGGGCAAACCGCTATTTCCCTGGAGCTTTTCCGCCAGCTTCAGCTGGGTAAAGGGGAAGATGACGGCACCGCCTTAACGGATGAAGAGATCAACATTATGAATCAGATTATCAAAGGGGCGACCAACGAGCAGATCGCTGAGGTAATTCATATGAGCAAACGCTCTGTAGATAATTATGTACGCAAAATTTATGATAAATTCGGCGTAAAATCACGGGCCCAGGCCATCGAGAAATTTATCCAAATGAAACGCCCGGTGTGA